The genomic segment ATTTTGAGTGTTTACTAAAATTTTAAATTCATCAAAATTTTTAATTTTTGCATATTTTTTAATGTCAATTTGCTCCATAACTTTAGGAGCTTCCTCGCCAACATAGTATTGAAAATTTGATTCTGCTTGAGTTTTTTCCACTAAATAATCTTCTAAATTACTTTTCATATCTGCAAGATTAGCCTTAGCTAAGAATAACGAAGTTTTTGTTTCAGCTCCAGTTTTTACAGTAATTTCAGCCTTCTCTAAACTTTTTTGAGCCATATTAACATTTGTTTGCTGAACCTTAACAAACTCTCTAGATGTTAAGACGTTTTGATAACTTTGAACGGTATTTAAGATCATCTTGTTTAATGCTCTATTATAATTCTGATATGCAGCGTTTATATTTGCATCAGCCATTGCTATTTTTGCAATTGTAGAGCCACCTGTAAAAATATCTTGTTGAATATTCAACCCAAACGACTCTTTGTGAAAAGACGATGCGCCATTATAAGGGTTAGCCTTATAGTCACTTGGATTATAAAATGTTTTATTTAATGCGATATTTACGTCTGGTAAAAACTCCGTTGCTGCTTTCGGTTTTTCTAAGATTGCAATTTCCAATTTCTTTTTCTCCACCTGCAACTGTTCATTATTTAATAAAGTTGAGTTAACAGCATCCTTCAAGCTATACGCCCCTACGTAATTGAAATTTGATGCAAAGAATAAAGTAAGCAACGCCACTTTGAAAAATCTATTTTTGTTCATTTTAGTATTTTATTGTAAATATAGAACCAATATATAGTAACAACAAAGAATTTCCAATACCTTTGTTAAAATAATTACAGACGACCTTTCTTATTATTAGATTGTTTAGATTTATCAGAAAATGATATACTATGTGATATATTATTAGGAGCTATTCGATTGGTATTAGGGGTTATTTGACTAGACCATTGCTTGGTTCTATTATTTGACACTTGTAGTTTTTCACTCAAAGATTTTGGCACTTGTGATTTTTCATTCAAAGATTTGTTTATTTTTTCTACCAGTTGATTTTTACCTAATTTATCTCCATGTTCCTTGATATACTGGTTTAAACTAATATTTAATGGCTTTGTGGATTCACTTTGATTTACCCATTCCACTTGATCATTGAAAGATTTACCTTTTAAATAGCGTTTATCACTCTCATAGATTCCTTTAATTTTATCTGTAGCTTCTTTAATTTCTACGTCTGTACAACTGTCTTTTTCAAGTAAATTTTTGATTATAATTTGTATCTCTATTAAGTTTGCAACTGATGCTGATTCGCTACGGTTTTCAGCAATATGTTCTCTACAATTTTCAACAAGAGATTTTATTAGTTTTTCATCTTTTGCTCGTTGCTTTTTCTCAAAATAAATTTTCACTATAGGAATTATCATTACAATTTTTTTTGGAATGCTAAATAACTTTTTTACTAAAAAAAATGTTAAATCAAATATTCTTCTAAATGGCAAGATGAAACCTGAAAGAACGTTTCTTAATGCCTTATTTGGGATGTTACCAACCAAATTTAAAGCTTTGTCGAATAATTCAGTTGCAGCCCCCATTCTTTTTTGTAATGTTTTAGCTGACTTTACCAACTGATTGCGCACTTTAGGGCTTTTATCCATTAATTCCCTTAGCTCTTCTTCACAATTAAATAGTGCATCACCTATATCTTTAGATTGATTTTTTAATGATTTAGCAAAATCTGGATCTAGAACTATATTTCTATCAAAATGTCTGTTGAATTTTGTTTGGCCACCATTTTCTTTTTTTCTGTTAAGAAAATCAAGAACTCCACCTCGGCTGCTATTAATATTAGGTGTGTTGGTTCCAACCATCCAATTTTTTATCAAATCATTAAATGCATGCCCCAAGTCTATTCTTCCTACTCTCAATTCATTATTATCCTTCTCATAAATTGCATAAAAATTATTTGGGTTAATATCATGATCTCCTAAAATTATTGAACTTGTCAAAGCATTATATAAATCAGCTTTATTAATCTTGACTTTTTTTATTTCATCATCAACTTTGATATCAAATGTCTTATCTATTGACAGTTGATTATCTGAAGCATCACCGAATACTAATTTTGTTTTTTTTCTTCTTACTTCGCTTTGTTCCTTAGGATTTTCATTATTTGCTGTTTCATTTTTTTTATTTATTAACTCCCCAAAAGTCATTCCCTTAAAATTTTTATCTCCATCATTTAAATATTTAGAGGCTATGCAGAAATCATCAAACTCTTTATCATAAACCAAATTTACCTCAGGCGCTAAATCAGGTGGAGATTTTACTGAAGGATCTTGAGATTTTTCATTTAATAACTCCGCTATAACTTTTGACGCAATATACTCCCCTAAGATATCAGATTGATCTGAATCTAACCCAATCATTTTTCTAAATATCTTAATGAAGTTTGATCTTTTAATTTGATATCTTTGCGATAAATCGCTACCTAATTTAGCTTGAAAACTAGGAGTTTTGCCTCCAGGATTAACACCAGTAGGTATATAATCTGATAACTCTCTCACATCCGCAGACCAATTAAACCCAATGTATCCAGGCTAAATATTAATGACGCAGTTGTAAAGAATTATTTTAATTTATGTATGAGGTATTTACCGGTGATACTGTTAGGATTTTTAGATACTTCTTCTGGTGTCCCACAAACTATAATTTCACCACCTTTGATACCTCCGTAAGGGCCAATATCTATTATATAGTCAGCTGTTTTAATCACGTCGAGATTATGCTCTATGACTACTACAGTATTTCCCATCTCTACTAATTCATGCAAAACTTTAAGTAAATTTTGTATATCATGCGTGTGTAATCCTGTAGTGGGTTCATCAAGTATATATAGGGTTCTGCCAGTAGATTTTTTTGACAATTCTTTTGCAAGTTTAACTCTCTGCGCCTCTCCTCCAGACAATGTTGTAGCAGATTGTCCAATACTTATATAACCTAAGCCTACTGACCTTAGAGCATTTAATTTTTCATTTATCAAGGGTAATTTATCAAAAAAAATTGACCCTTCATCCACTGTCATTTTTAGAATATCAGATATTGTCTTGCCATTGTATTTAATTTGTAAAGTCTCTTTATTATATCTCGTTCCATCACATTCATCGCATTTAACATATACATCTGGTAAAAAGTGCATTTCTATTTTTAATGAACCGTCTCCTTCGCATACCTCACATCTACCACCTTTAACATTAAAAGAAAATCTACCTGGTAGATAACCCCTTAATTTTGATTCTTTAAGTCCAGCAAACCAATCTCTAATTGGAGTAAACACCCCAGTATATGTAGCTGGATTTGATCTAGGTGTTCTACCGATTGGTTGCTGATCAATCTCAATAATTTTGTCAATATTTTCTAATCCAAGGATTGATTTATATTTACCACAGTCTCTGTTACTATTGTGTAGCTTATTCATCACTGCACCATAAAGGGTATGCAAAATTAAACTGGATTTACCACTACCAGAAACTCCAGTGATTGTAACGAAAACTCCAATTGGAATTTTAACACTTACATCTTTTAAATTATTCGTGGTAACGTTATTTATAGCAATAAACTTACCAGAGTCAGATTTCCTTCTCTGCTGAGGTACTGGTATTAGTAACTTTCCTGATATATATTGGCCTGTTAGACTATTAGGATTTTTTGCCACCTCTTCTGGGGTACCACAGGCAATAACATTACCACCATTGATTCCTGCATATTTACCAATATCAATCAGATAATCCGACTGTCTCATAGTATCTTCATCATGCTCAACAACTATGATAGAATTTCCCAAATCTCGCAATTCCTTCAGGCTGACGATGAGTTTGTCATTATCACTTTGATGTAATCCTATAGAAGGCTCATCTAGCACATATAACACTCCAGTCAAACTTGAGCCAATTTGTGAAGCCAATCTAATCCTTTGGCTTTCTCCACCTGATAATGTTGAGGAAACACGATTCAGCGTTAGGTAATTTAGCCCCACATTAATCAAAAATTTCAGTCTTCTTTCTATTTCTTTTAATATTAATTTTGAAATTTTAACTTGCGTTGGATCTAGATGATCTTTTAAGGTTATAACCCAATGGTATGCTTGATCAATGGAAAACCTAACAACCTCTCCAATATGTAAATCGTTAATTTTTACACATAACGAATCTTTTTTAACTCTATAACCTTCGCATTCACTGCAATCTATTTGCACTTGGTACTTTGAGAGCTCCTCAACAATGTAATTGCTTTCAGTTTTATGTATCTTCTCTTCAAGAATTGGCATAACACCTTTAAATGGCTGATTGACTGTAGACTGTCTATAACCATCTTGATATGAAAATTTTATATTTTCGTTTCCTGTCCCATATAAGATTATATTTTGTATATTTTTTGGTAATTCTTCATAGGGAGTTTCTAAACTAAAATTATAGTGATTTGCCAACGCTTCAAGAAGGCCTTCATAGAATTTATATTGAGTATTAGAATATTTAGAACTTTTTTTTCTCCACGGTCCAATGGCACCTTCTAATAGCGATAAACTTTTATCAGGTATTATCAATTGTTCATTAAAACTCATTTCTTTACCCAGTCCATTACATTTCTGGCATGCTCCATATGGACTATTAAATGAAAAAATTCTTGGTTCAATTTCTGGTAAGGAAAATCCAGATACAGGGCATGAAAATCTTTCAGAAAAAATCAAAATCTGCCCTTCTTTGATATTAGATTCTTTAAAATCTTCAGGTATCGATTTAATCTCTACATATAGTAAACCTTGGCTTATTTTTAGTATATTTTCTATACTTTCTACAATCCTGTTTCTCGAATCATCAGTAATACTTACTCGATCAACTACTAATTCAATATCATGTTTTTTGTTTTTATCTATATTAGGTAGTTCCTCGAAATCATAGTAAATTCCGCTAATTTTTAGTTTTTCATAACCAAGTCTGCGATAATGCAATAAGTCTTTTTTATACTCTCCTTTTTGTCCTCGCACTATTGGCGCCAGTAATATAACACTTGTTTCTTTAGGCAAGCTCATTAGTGAATCTACCATTTGTGTGGCACTTTGTTTTTTTATTGGCAATCCTGTTACAGGAGAAAATGGAACACCTACCCTTGCAAAAAAAATCCTTAAATAATCATATATTTCAGTGGCAGTAGCCACTGTTGATCTCGGATTTCTCGATGTTGTTTTCTGATCTATTGCAATTGCAGGAGATAAACCTTCTATTGATTCAACATCAGGCTTATTATGCATCTCTAAGAATTGTCTAGCATAAGTCGATAAACTTTCAACATACCTTCTTTGCCCTTCAGCATATATTGTATCAAATGCTAAAGAGGATTTCCCTGAACCACTTACACCCGTGATAACAACTAATTTATTTTTTGGTATGTCAATATCAACATTTTTGAGATTGTGCTCTTTTGCACCTCTTATTATAATACAATTGTTCATCAAATCAGATTTAGCCCAGAACTTTTTTCATTGCTGAGATAAGGCCATTTACTGCTTCTGCTGACTTATCAAAAATGGCCTGCTCTTCCACATCAAATTCTATTTGTAGTATACTTTCTATCCCATTTTTACCTATAAATACCGGCACTCCCATGCAAGTGTCACTTAACCCATATTCTCCCTCTAGATATACTGAACAAGGAAAAAGCTCATTATTGTCATTAAGGTACGATTCAGCCATTTTGATTGCTGAACTTGCTGGCGCATAGTATGCAGATCCATCTTTCAGTAATTTTACAATTTCTGCTCCACCGTTTTTTGTCCTTTCAATTATTTCTTGAATTTTAGCCGACGAAATAATTCCTTTTTTTATAAAATCTGATAAAGGTATACCACCTACATTAGTATATTTCATTAAAGGAACCATAGTATCACCATGTCCACCCAACACAAAAGAGGTTATATCTCTTACTGAGGTATTTAACTCTCTAGCCAAAAACAATCCAAATCTTGCTGAATCTAATACACCAGCCATTCCAATAACTTTTTTCCTAGAAAACCCAGAGTACTTTAAAAATGCATAAACAATTGCATCTAAGGGATTTGTGATAACTATTACGAAAGCATTAGGACAGTATTTTTTTACTCCTCCTGCTACAGTTTTTATGACGTCCGCATTAACACTAAGCAAATCGTCTCTAGACATACCTGGTTTTCTTGCAACCCCAGCTGTAATGATAACTAAATCTGACCCTTCAATATCAGCATAATCATCCGTACCTATCAGCGATATATCTTTTTTCATTATAGGTAAACTCTGCTCTATATCGAGTGCCTTACCTGCTGCATATTCTTTATTTCTGTCTAAAATTACCACATCGCCAAGCTCCTTGGACGCTATAATATAAGCTAAAGTGCCACCTATGTTGCCACCGCCTATTAATGCAATTTTCTTTCGCATGAAAAATTTTTATACATTCAAACTAATTTTATCCTAGATAAATAGCACAGTTTTGTCTATAAAAATATTATAAATACTTGATAAATTGATATAATCGTCTTAAATAAAAAACAATACATTAAAAAGTAAATAAAAATGAACAACGAGAATATAAACAAAGAAGAAAAAGAAGAAATAAGCCAAGATGATACTAATTCTATAGAAGAGCTCAGTAATGAGATAGAAAATCTAAAAGAGCAGTTAATTAGAGAAAAAGCCGAAAATGAAAACATAAGGAAAAGATTTAAAAAGGAATTAGAAGATGCTCATAAATTTGCTGTTAGCAATTTTGTGAAAAATTTAACAGAGCAAGTAGAAAATTTGTTCAGAGCATCAGAAAATATTGATCTAAAGGCATGTGAAAATAACAATGAATTAAAGACTTTATTTGAAGGCATTGAGATTACCAAAAAGAATTTACTAAAAGTATTTCAAGATTATGAAATTCAAAGAATATATCCATTAGATCAAAATTTTGATCATCAATTTCATGAAGCAGTATCACAAGTAGTTGATAATAAAAGGGAGCCAAATACTGTTGTCAACGTCATTCAAGCTGGATATTCAATAAGGGATAGATTACTTAAGCCAGCTATAGTTATTGTTACGAAAAAAGAATGATAAAAATTATGGATTATACATAAAGACATTTAATAAACTTAGAGATTTTTACAAAACTAAGCCCTTATATAATGAAATAATAATAAAAAAGCCTTTTACTTTTGCAGATCATTTATTAGATAGTATAATTTATTCAATGCTTCGTTTCTAGCTCTGAAGCTAGCAAAAACATCCTCTTTTTTATCATCCGTTATATGGCTGGCAAAA from the Candidatus Bandiella numerosa genome contains:
- a CDS encoding TolC family protein, which encodes MNKNRFFKVALLTLFFASNFNYVGAYSLKDAVNSTLLNNEQLQVEKKKLEIAILEKPKAATEFLPDVNIALNKTFYNPSDYKANPYNGASSFHKESFGLNIQQDIFTGGSTIAKIAMADANINAAYQNYNRALNKMILNTVQSYQNVLTSREFVKVQQTNVNMAQKSLEKAEITVKTGAETKTSLFLAKANLADMKSNLEDYLVEKTQAESNFQYYVGEEAPKVMEQIDIKKYAKIKNFDEFKILVNTQNPDLIKVKNELKASKQGVNVAAAGLLPNVQLFANSSRQKYSDNNPFKDNPSDFKGNTYGVGVNVPLLYKGGVQYLNISEAKKRSKGAEFSVRDVLNMIQSQAVSVWNKYTSSEQIYASSRVAEENFYQTYLSTQSEFDVGAKTLIEVINRQRDYNLNVIKRLSKERDYKISLFETYNLVGNLPKVIQSSEEVKSKK
- the uvrA gene encoding excinuclease ABC subunit UvrA, which codes for MMNNCIIIRGAKEHNLKNVDIDIPKNKLVVITGVSGSGKSSLAFDTIYAEGQRRYVESLSTYARQFLEMHNKPDVESIEGLSPAIAIDQKTTSRNPRSTVATATEIYDYLRIFFARVGVPFSPVTGLPIKKQSATQMVDSLMSLPKETSVILLAPIVRGQKGEYKKDLLHYRRLGYEKLKISGIYYDFEELPNIDKNKKHDIELVVDRVSITDDSRNRIVESIENILKISQGLLYVEIKSIPEDFKESNIKEGQILIFSERFSCPVSGFSLPEIEPRIFSFNSPYGACQKCNGLGKEMSFNEQLIIPDKSLSLLEGAIGPWRKKSSKYSNTQYKFYEGLLEALANHYNFSLETPYEELPKNIQNIILYGTGNENIKFSYQDGYRQSTVNQPFKGVMPILEEKIHKTESNYIVEELSKYQVQIDCSECEGYRVKKDSLCVKINDLHIGEVVRFSIDQAYHWVITLKDHLDPTQVKISKLILKEIERRLKFLINVGLNYLTLNRVSSTLSGGESQRIRLASQIGSSLTGVLYVLDEPSIGLHQSDNDKLIVSLKELRDLGNSIIVVEHDEDTMRQSDYLIDIGKYAGINGGNVIACGTPEEVAKNPNSLTGQYISGKLLIPVPQQRRKSDSGKFIAINNVTTNNLKDVSVKIPIGVFVTITGVSGSGKSSLILHTLYGAVMNKLHNSNRDCGKYKSILGLENIDKIIEIDQQPIGRTPRSNPATYTGVFTPIRDWFAGLKESKLRGYLPGRFSFNVKGGRCEVCEGDGSLKIEMHFLPDVYVKCDECDGTRYNKETLQIKYNGKTISDILKMTVDEGSIFFDKLPLINEKLNALRSVGLGYISIGQSATTLSGGEAQRVKLAKELSKKSTGRTLYILDEPTTGLHTHDIQNLLKVLHELVEMGNTVVVIEHNLDVIKTADYIIDIGPYGGIKGGEIIVCGTPEEVSKNPNSITGKYLIHKLK
- the mdh gene encoding malate dehydrogenase; the encoded protein is MRKKIALIGGGNIGGTLAYIIASKELGDVVILDRNKEYAAGKALDIEQSLPIMKKDISLIGTDDYADIEGSDLVIITAGVARKPGMSRDDLLSVNADVIKTVAGGVKKYCPNAFVIVITNPLDAIVYAFLKYSGFSRKKVIGMAGVLDSARFGLFLARELNTSVRDITSFVLGGHGDTMVPLMKYTNVGGIPLSDFIKKGIISSAKIQEIIERTKNGGAEIVKLLKDGSAYYAPASSAIKMAESYLNDNNELFPCSVYLEGEYGLSDTCMGVPVFIGKNGIESILQIEFDVEEQAIFDKSAEAVNGLISAMKKVLG
- a CDS encoding nucleotide exchange factor GrpE, giving the protein MNNENINKEEKEEISQDDTNSIEELSNEIENLKEQLIREKAENENIRKRFKKELEDAHKFAVSNFVKNLTEQVENLFRASENIDLKACENNNELKTLFEGIEITKKNLLKVFQDYEIQRIYPLDQNFDHQFHEAVSQVVDNKREPNTVVNVIQAGYSIRDRLLKPAIVIVTKKE